One segment of Danio aesculapii chromosome 3, fDanAes4.1, whole genome shotgun sequence DNA contains the following:
- the LOC130219047 gene encoding ferritin, middle subunit-like, translating into METSQIRQNYVRDCEAAINKMINLELYAGYTYTSMAHYFKRDDVALPGFAKFFKENSEEEREHAEKFMEFQNKRGGRIVLQDIKKPDRDVWGNGLIAMQCALQLEKNVNQALLDLHKLATEMGDPHLCDFLESHYLGEQVEAIKKLGDHITNLSKMDAGNNRMAEYLFDKHTLDS; encoded by the exons ATGGAGACTTCTCAGATTCGCCAGAACTACGTCCGCGACTGCGAGGCTGCGATCAACAAGATGATCAATCTGGAGCTTTACGCTGGATACACCTACACCTCCATG GCTCACTACTTCAAACGGGACGATGTGGCTCTTCCTGGATTTGCCAAGTTCTTCAAGGAGAACAGTGAGGAGGAGCGTGAACATGCTGAGAAATTCATGGAGTTCCAGAACAAGAGAGGTGGACGCATTGTCCTTCAAGACATCAAG AAGCCTGATCGTGATGTGTGGGGAAATGGACTGATTGCTATGCAGTGTGCTCTTCAGCTGGAGAAAAACGTCAACCAGGCTCTGCTGGACCTGCATAAGCTCGCCACCGAGATGGGAGACCCTCAT CTGTGTGATTTCCTGGAGTCTCACTACCTGGGTGAGCAGGTTGAGGCCATCAAGAAGCTTGGTGACCACATCACTAACCTCTCCAAGATGGATGCTGGAAACAACAGGATGGCGGAGTACCTGTTTGACAAGCACACCCTGGACAGCTAA